One window of the Triticum dicoccoides isolate Atlit2015 ecotype Zavitan chromosome 3B, WEW_v2.0, whole genome shotgun sequence genome contains the following:
- the LOC119280925 gene encoding uncharacterized protein LOC119280925, whose protein sequence is MEQWRNTAAQASARSFTYINGTNAVVETIIDARQQYSLAAEDCRRFRPGVHPLPNAGQGASAGGLIMDLAIGRIKRISRFHAVLGTVFSLCVAHIGLQANAPWWWDRWQLHHADAARHAETALQCLHSTKSHGHAALGVFHVMLRPPSPRAVAHVWAPAAEQLLRGAIDNLAMAEAAVERMRPAIVAQFFDASMLLHG, encoded by the coding sequence ATGGAGCAGTGGAGGAACACGGCGGCGCAGGCGTCGGCTCGCAGCTTTACCTACATCAACGGGACGAATGCAGTAGTCGAGACCATCATTGACGCCCGCCAGCAGTACAGCCTGGCCGCCGAGGACTGCCGCAGATTCCGCCCGGGCGTGCATCCCTTGCCCAACGCCGGCCAGGGCGCTTCAGCAGGCGGCCTCATCATGGACCTCGCCATCGGCCGGATCAAGCGCATCAGCAGGTTCCACGCCGTACTGGGCACCGTCTTCTCCCTCTGCGTTGCGCACATCGGGCTCCAGGCCAACGCGCCGTGGTGGTGGGACAGGTGGCAACTCCACCACGCCGACGCTGCCCGCCACGCGGAGACAGCGCTGCAGTGCCTACACTCCACCAAGTCGCACGGCCATGCGGCCCTCGGCGTGTTCCACGTCATGCTCAGGCCGCCATCGCCGCGAGCAGTCGCCCACGTCTGGGCACCCGCGGCCGAGCAGCTCCTGCGCGGCGCCATCGACAATCTGGCCATGGCGGAGGCCGCGGTGGAGCGGATGCGCCCGGCCATTGTCGCCCAGTTCTTCGACGCCTCGATGCTTCTTCATGGCTGA